The Carassius gibelio isolate Cgi1373 ecotype wild population from Czech Republic chromosome B5, carGib1.2-hapl.c, whole genome shotgun sequence genome segment CTTCTTCAGGACTAGAAACCTGAAGAGATGTAGTTTTGTTTGTGCACAAtgcaaagctttttaatcaaatcTATATGTGTTGCTAAGTttcctaattaaaaataaacctttATATAATTACCAGTGACGTACATCTGCTGTGTATCTTATTTAACACTAACAATTACACTAGCAATGCTGGTTGATTTTTTAACCACAATCTGGCAACTCCATTCCTTTCGCAAATATCGCGATAGAGTTCCTGTGTTCGCGCTGACAGTGCAGTGAAACAAGTTTCCATGCTGATGATTAGCAATTTCATAACTGTGGGTGAATTTACAGTAGGTTGAATTacgtttatttatgtatattaatatatttgtttaaacatTAAGACGAATAAGGTTAGTACATACTTTTTGAGATATATTGGTGTTTGGTAAATTAGAACTTTGAATTGTTATGCTAGCCAGCTAACGTAGCAGTGGATATTGTTGTCAGTAGCCAGTATCTTTTCAAAGACGCTGGATCTGTGAAAAGCTCAAATCCAAACATTAACGCAGCTTTATGCCCAACTAATATGATGTCTCTGTCTGTAGTAAGTCTGAGAAGAGAAAGAGTATAATGTTACCTGACATTTTGACAATGTCTGCTCTTGAATAGTAAGTTAAGCAGTTTAAATGTACGTTAGTAAATATAATAACGTTAGCATCATCGTGAAATCGTCACTTTGTTGGATCAGTGTAACATTGGTTATAAAAGATAGTGGCTTTAACTCTCAATTCTCCAGGCTATTTTTATGTGAGAGTGAACTAGCAAATTCATAGTTTGAACCGACTCTGAACCTTCAGGTTTCCACAACCACTCTGTTAAATGTCATCCAGATGGTCTATGTGTTTATCAGGTGAAGTAGAAAATGGCCTCATATTTTGATGAGCATGACTGTGAGCCCACGAATCCAGAAGAACAGTACCGACAGAACGCCCTGCTGGAGCTCGCCAGGTAACGTAACTAACACGACAATGCCATTTAGACCAACTTATGAATATTACTGTTGAAGGGCTTAATTATTTTCTGTTACACAACAACATAAGCATAATAGTAGTTAGTATTTGTATGATTTAGTATtagtatatttatagtttttgtcAGCAATTTGGATGAGAATGTAATGATATTGCTAATCGTTTTTGAACAACTATGCTGTTATAGGTCTCTGATGCAGGGTCTTGACATAGACTCCGGTTCATTTGATTTGTCGGATTGGGACCAGCGGCTCCCGCCTCCTGCAGCCAAAGCTGTGGTTCAGAGTCTTCCTGTGGTCATCATCTCCCCCGAACAAGCAGGTTACGCACTTCACATTCGTAATCATCTACAAACACATTCATAGAGGACATTATTGCAACGGGATAATTGGTAATAATTTGGCACTGGCAGCGAGTTTGATTGAATTAGAAGGTCTTGAATCCTTGGTGTCTATGACTGTCATTCTTCTTTTTTCATTTGACAGATAAAGCACTGAAGTGTCCGGTGTGTTTGCTGGAGTTTGAAGAGCAAGAGACCGTGAGAGAGATGCCCTGTAAACATCTGTTCCACACGGGATGCATCATGCCTTGGCTCAGTAAGGTATGTTTAGAGGTTTTATTTTCTCTATGATCCTCCTGTAAGCAAAATAGGGTTACATTTGTGTTGTATTGTAAACCGTGTTTATCAAACTCTCTCAATCAAATTCTGAAGAAAACCTGTCAcagttttctcaaaaaaatattgagcagcacaacagttttcaacactgataactaTTCTGAATATCActatattggaatgatttctgaaggatcatgtgacactgaagactggaataattcagctttgccgtcaCTAGACTAGATGCAatcttgaaatatattaaaaccgGAAACacttactttaaattataatataatttcacaatagtactgtattttcgttaaataaatgcagccttggtgagcataagagacttctttcagaaacacgAAAGAGTCTTACTAGCCCCGAACTTGGCTATGTGGATAATATTTCACGTTTGGTATAATCATAAGTGTTTCTACATAACATTACAGACCAATTCATGCCCCTTGTGTCGACTTGAACTACCCACTGACAATCCAGACTATGAGGAGTTTAAAAAAGACAAGGTAAGACTTAAGATCTGTTTAATgtcattcttcttcttctgtgacTCCTTAAGAATATGACAGAGTAtttagtgtgtttgtttgtgtttacagGAACGGAGAAGGCAAAGAGAACACCGACTAGAGGATCTACATGGAGCCATGTACACATGACCTCAG includes the following:
- the rnf181 gene encoding E3 ubiquitin-protein ligase RNF181, with product MASYFDEHDCEPTNPEEQYRQNALLELARSLMQGLDIDSGSFDLSDWDQRLPPPAAKAVVQSLPVVIISPEQADKALKCPVCLLEFEEQETVREMPCKHLFHTGCIMPWLSKTNSCPLCRLELPTDNPDYEEFKKDKERRRQREHRLEDLHGAMYT